Proteins co-encoded in one Octopus bimaculoides isolate UCB-OBI-ISO-001 chromosome 7, ASM119413v2, whole genome shotgun sequence genomic window:
- the LOC106871571 gene encoding probable proline--tRNA ligase, mitochondrial, whose protein sequence is MSLYLRKHFNLCKQLVFVYKNHRCVSTDSSNFYKPKRLYVSKMFQNFGMVQPAKSSLSCSSHKLMLYNEIIQQCYSGHYYILPLGMRALEKLRRLIDEEMEATGAQKMVMPSMVPASLWKTSGRWSLKEVFKLSDRHHQDMCLSPTHEEVVTSLFGQYSPFSMKQFPIMLYQMGPKFRDEISPKYALLRCREFEMKDLYTFDCSEVSALETYEKICEAYCRIFNRLKLPFIKVEADTGDIGGKKSHEFHLPSSVGEDYLLICESCKYGRNIELVEINNISFSLKKCFFLFFPTFLFQVGHSFYLSQKYSSLFNATYVNNDNKICFAEMSCFGLGVTRILQAAIEVLSSERQISWPSIIAPYQVCIIPQKEGYKSEETFSLAVSLSDQLTSRPHINGEVVIDDRLQMTVGRRLYEAKRIGYPYIIIVGKRSLESPPQFEVISAGETNSSFMSVDSISYELSQTETI, encoded by the exons ATGTCTCTTTATTTGAGGAAGCACTTTAATCTCTGTAAACAGCTggtatttgtttacaaaaatcaTCGTTGTGTTTCAACAGATTCTAGTAACTTTTACAAACCCAAACGACTCTATGTATcgaaaatgtttcaaaatttcGGCATGGTTCAACCTGCTAAAAGTTCTCTTTCTTGTTCCAGTCACAAG ctGATGTTATACAATGAAATCATTCAGCAGTGTTATTCTGGCCATTATTATATCCTTCCCTTGGGAATGAGGGCACTGGAAAAACTTAGACGCCTTATTGATGAAGAAATGGAAGCAACAGGTGCTCAGAAGATGGTCATGCCATCTATGGTGCCAGCAAGTTTATGGAAAACATCAG gCCGATGGAGTCTGAAGGAAGTTTTTAAACTCAGTGATAGACATCACCAAGATATGTGCCTGTCTCCT aCTCATGAAGAAGTTGTCACATCACTCTTTGGTCAGTATTCACCATTTTCCATGAAGCAGTTTCCCATCATGCTTTACCAG aTGGGCCCAAAATTCCGAGATGAAATTTCACCAAAATATGCATTATTGAGATGTAGAGAATTTGAAATGAAAG ACCTTTACACATTTGATTGTTCAGAGGTTTCTGCATTAGAAACATATGAAAAAATTTGTGAAGCATATTGTCGCATTTTTAATCGTCTTAAATTACCATTTATAAAAG TTGAAGCAGACACTGGAGATATTGGTGGAAAAAAATCTCATGAATTTCATTTACCGTCTTCTGTTGGGGAAGATTATCTGCTTATTTGTGAAAG TTGTAAATATGGAAGAAATATAGAACTTGTCG AAATTAATAACATTTCATTCAGTTTAAagaagtgtttttttcttttctttcccacaTTTCTTTTTCAGGTTGGTCATTCCTTTTATCTTAGCCAAAAGTATTCATCTTTATTCAATGCAACATAtgtcaacaatgataataaaatatg TTTTGCTGAGATGAGTTGTTTTGGTTTGGGAGTAACTCGAATTCTTCAAGCTGCGATTGAAGTTTTGTCTTCAGAACGGCAAATTTCATGGCCAAGTATCATTGCTCCTTATCAAGTTTGTATCATTCCTCAGAAG GAAGGTTACAAGAGTGAAGAAACATTTAGTTTAGCTGTTTCCCTCAGTGATCAGTTGACATCTAGACCACATATCAATGGAGAAGTTGTGATTGATGATAGATTACAAATGACAGTTGGCAGACGGTTGTATGAAGCAAAACGAATTGGTTACCCctacattattattgttggaaAGCGC tcTTTAGAATCGCCTCCACAGTTTGAAGTGATATCAGCTGGTGAAACAAATTCAAGCTTTATGTCTGTTGATTCAATTTCTTACGAACTCTCTCAAACGGAAACTATATGa
- the LOC106871576 gene encoding WW domain-binding protein 4, producing MADYWKSQPRKFCEFCKCWLTENKPSIEFHEKGKRHQENVRKKIDAVRKFSYRLKQDEMKSCLFSFLQAALEAFKKDIINDPSLAKQYGISLPTKKQSGSDNDIPVNKPVLQTETVAAETTDSENPDNIGKPEEEEQQTEEEATDWYEAVSDEGYHYYWNTKTNESVWEKPKQYYSLQEQGLNEDGTEMTAENNEVTDSKESEIEKEAEKTEAVKTEADKTEADKTESDLKPSSIPAKSQTNRCSSRSAYGQWTTYEKTTEFVDYELPSVPEEMPLPTFSSEEPAKMKFKEKRLTLSDLPDGEIIAFKKRKISKGSRNIRGKLDDDD from the exons ggCTGATTATTGGAAATCCCAGCCAAGGAAGTTTTGTGAATTTTGTAAATGTTGGCTTACTGAAAATAAACCA agTATTGAATTTCATGAGAAGGGGAAACGCCATCAAGAAAATGTGCGGAAGAAAATTGATGCAGTTA gaaaatttagttACAGATTGAAGCAAGATGA AATGAAatcttgtcttttctcttttttacagGCAGCTTTAGAAGCTTTTAAGAAAGATATAATTAATGACCCTTCATTAGCCAAACAATATGGTATCTCTCTGCCAACCAAAAAACAAA GTGGTTCTGATAATGATATTCCTGTTAACAAACCAGTTCTTCAGACAGAAACAGTGGCTGCAGAAACTACAGATTCCGAAAATCCAGATAATATTGGTAAACCTGAAGAGGAAGAACAGCAAACTGAAGAGGAAGCAACAGACTGGTATGAAGCTGTTTCAGATGAAGGCTACCATTATTATTGGAACACTAAAACTAATG AATCTGTTTGGGAAAAACCAAAGCAGTACTACAGTCTTCAAGAACAAGGTCTCAATGAAGATGGAACAGAAATGACAGCCGAAAACAATGAAGTTACAGACTCAAAA gaatctgaaattgaaaaagaagcagagaaaacAGAAGCAGTCAAAACAGAAGCAGATAAAACAGAAGCAGATAAAACCGAATCAGATTTGAAACCTTCATCCATTCCTGCAAAATCTCAGACAAATCGCTGTTCTTCCCGCTCTGCCTATGGTCAATGGACAACATATGAAAAAACAAC agaATTTGTTGATTATGAGCTGCCTTCAGTtccagaagaaatgccgttacCGACATTTTCCTCAGAAGAACCAGccaaaatgaaattcaaagaaaagCGGCTAACACTTTCAGATCTTCCTGATGGAGAAATTATTGCATTTAAAAAGCGTAAAATTTCTAAAGGTTCACGGAATATCCGTGGGAAATTAGACGACGACGACTGA